In a single window of the Streptomyces sp. NBC_00094 genome:
- a CDS encoding aldolase/citrate lyase family protein — protein MGQQEKVSTSLAGAVSEGISASLAPVDAELDRRYPGDPGTRQPVHTVYVPGNVFDAGTIRSWGDQALAALDEHAPDAASFAAVLGLGDDLAEDVYGRVRAKLEREPIEDLRVDFEDGYAGADEDQDAARAARLISEAYAKGTAAPYMGIRMKCMESAVRDRGIRTTDVFLTGLLENGGLPEGLVLTLPKVTYPEQVTAFVRLLEAFEKAHGLDAGRLGFEIQIETSQSILATDGTAAVARMIGAAEGRATGLHYGTFDYSACLGVSAAYQASDHPAADHAKAIMQVAAAGTGVRVSDGSTNVLPVGSTEHVHEAWRLHYGLTRRALARAYYQGWDMHPGHIPTRYAAVFAFYREGFEAAAKRLSAYANHAGGDVMDEPATAKALSSYLLRGIDCGALDTAEVDALTGMTRAALDRFAAPRRGDLTASAE, from the coding sequence ATGGGTCAGCAGGAGAAGGTGTCGACGAGCCTCGCGGGCGCGGTCAGCGAGGGCATCAGCGCCTCCCTGGCGCCGGTGGACGCAGAGCTCGACCGCCGCTACCCGGGAGACCCCGGCACCCGCCAGCCCGTCCACACGGTCTACGTACCCGGCAACGTCTTCGACGCCGGCACCATCCGCTCCTGGGGCGACCAGGCCCTCGCCGCGCTCGACGAGCACGCCCCCGACGCGGCCTCCTTCGCCGCCGTCCTCGGCCTCGGCGACGACCTTGCCGAGGACGTCTACGGCCGCGTCCGCGCCAAGCTGGAGCGCGAGCCGATCGAGGACCTGCGGGTCGACTTCGAGGACGGCTACGCGGGCGCGGACGAGGACCAGGACGCGGCCCGCGCCGCGCGGCTGATCTCGGAGGCGTACGCGAAGGGCACCGCCGCCCCGTACATGGGCATCCGGATGAAGTGCATGGAGTCCGCCGTACGCGACCGGGGCATCCGCACCACCGACGTCTTCCTCACGGGCCTCCTGGAGAACGGCGGCCTTCCCGAGGGCCTCGTCCTCACCCTCCCCAAGGTGACCTACCCGGAGCAGGTGACCGCCTTCGTCCGTCTCCTGGAGGCCTTCGAGAAGGCCCACGGCCTGGACGCCGGCCGCCTCGGCTTCGAGATCCAGATCGAGACCAGCCAGTCCATCCTGGCCACCGACGGCACCGCCGCCGTCGCCCGCATGATCGGCGCCGCCGAGGGCCGCGCCACCGGCCTGCACTACGGCACCTTCGACTACAGCGCCTGCCTCGGCGTCTCCGCCGCCTACCAGGCCAGCGACCACCCCGCCGCCGACCACGCCAAGGCGATCATGCAGGTCGCCGCCGCCGGCACGGGCGTACGGGTCTCCGACGGCTCCACCAACGTCCTCCCGGTCGGCTCCACCGAGCACGTCCACGAGGCCTGGCGCCTGCACTACGGGCTCACCCGCCGCGCCCTCGCCCGCGCCTACTACCAGGGCTGGGACATGCACCCCGGCCACATCCCCACCCGCTACGCCGCCGTCTTCGCCTTCTACCGCGAGGGCTTCGAGGCCGCCGCCAAGCGCCTCTCGGCCTACGCCAACCACGCGGGCGGCGACGTCATGGACGAGCCCGCCACCGCCAAGGCCCTCTCCTCCTACCTGCTGCGCGGCATCGACTGCGGCGCTCTCGACACCGCCGAGGTCGACGCGCTCACCGGCATGACCCGCGCCGCCCTCGACCGTTTCGCGGCCCCGCGCCGGGGCGACCTCACGGCCTCCGCCGAGTAA
- a CDS encoding electron transfer flavoprotein subunit alpha/FixB family protein, translating to MAEILVYVDHVDGAVRKPTLELLTLARRLGDPVAVALGNGAADTAAALAEHGAVKVLTADAPEFAEYLVVPKVDALQAAYDAVSPAAVLVPSSAEGKEIAARLAVRIGSGVITDAVDLEAGDEGPVATQAAFAASFTTKSRVSKGTPVITVKPNSAPVEAAPAAGAVEALAVSFGPLATGTKVTARTPRESTGRPELTEAAIVVSGGRGVNGAENFAIIEALADSLGAAVGASRAAVDAGWYPHSNQVGQTGKSVSPQLYIASGISGAIQHRAGMQTSKTIVAINKDAEAPIFDLVDYGVVGDLFDVVPQLTAEVQARKG from the coding sequence ATGGCTGAGATTCTCGTCTACGTCGACCACGTCGACGGTGCCGTCCGCAAGCCCACCCTGGAGCTGCTGACCCTGGCCCGCCGCCTCGGCGACCCGGTCGCCGTCGCGCTGGGCAACGGCGCCGCCGACACCGCCGCCGCGCTCGCCGAGCACGGTGCCGTGAAGGTCCTCACCGCCGACGCCCCCGAGTTCGCCGAGTACCTCGTCGTCCCGAAGGTCGACGCGCTCCAGGCCGCGTACGACGCGGTCTCGCCGGCCGCCGTGCTCGTCCCGTCCTCCGCCGAGGGCAAGGAGATCGCCGCCCGCCTCGCGGTCCGCATCGGCTCCGGTGTCATCACCGACGCCGTGGACCTGGAGGCCGGTGACGAGGGCCCGGTCGCGACGCAGGCCGCGTTCGCCGCCTCGTTCACCACCAAGTCCCGTGTCTCCAAGGGCACCCCGGTCATCACGGTCAAGCCGAACTCGGCCCCGGTCGAGGCCGCCCCGGCCGCCGGCGCCGTCGAGGCCCTCGCGGTCTCCTTCGGCCCGCTGGCCACCGGCACCAAGGTGACCGCGCGCACCCCGCGCGAGTCGACCGGTCGCCCGGAGCTGACCGAGGCCGCGATCGTGGTCTCCGGTGGCCGTGGCGTCAACGGTGCCGAGAACTTCGCGATCATCGAGGCGCTCGCCGACTCGCTCGGTGCCGCCGTGGGCGCCTCGCGCGCCGCGGTCGACGCCGGCTGGTACCCGCACTCCAACCAGGTGGGCCAGACCGGCAAGTCGGTCTCGCCGCAGCTGTACATCGCGTCCGGCATCTCCGGCGCGATCCAGCACCGCGCGGGCATGCAGACCTCGAAGACCATCGTCGCCATCAACAAGGACGCCGAGGCCCCGATCTTCGACCTCGTCGACTACGGCGTGGTGGGCGACCTCTTCGACGTCGTCCCGCAGCTGACCGCCGAGGTTCAGGCCCGTAAGGGCTGA
- a CDS encoding electron transfer flavoprotein subunit beta/FixA family protein, with protein sequence MSLRIVVCVKYVPDATGDRKFADDLTVDRDDVDGLLSELDEYAVEQALQIAEEADDAEVTVLTVGPEDAKDALRKALSMGADKAVHVEDDDLHGSDVMATSLVLAKAIEKTGYDVVIAGMASTDGTMGVLPAILAERLGVPQVTLLSEVKIEDGKVTGRRDGDTASEQLEASLPAVVSVTDQSGEARYPSFKGIMAAKKKPVESLELDDLDIDADEVGLEGSWTAVDSAAERPARTAGTIVKDEGEGGKQLAEYLASQKFI encoded by the coding sequence GTGAGCTTGAGGATCGTTGTCTGTGTGAAGTACGTGCCCGACGCGACCGGAGACCGCAAGTTCGCGGACGACCTGACGGTCGACCGCGACGACGTCGACGGCCTGCTGTCGGAGCTCGACGAGTACGCGGTCGAGCAGGCCCTGCAGATCGCCGAAGAGGCGGACGACGCGGAGGTCACCGTGCTGACGGTCGGCCCCGAGGACGCCAAGGACGCGCTCCGCAAGGCGCTCTCCATGGGCGCCGACAAGGCCGTCCACGTCGAGGACGACGACCTGCACGGCAGCGACGTCATGGCCACCTCGCTCGTGCTCGCCAAGGCGATCGAGAAGACCGGCTACGACGTCGTCATCGCCGGTATGGCCTCCACCGACGGCACGATGGGTGTCCTGCCGGCGATCCTCGCCGAGCGCCTGGGCGTCCCGCAGGTCACGCTGCTCTCCGAGGTCAAGATCGAGGACGGCAAGGTGACCGGCCGTCGCGACGGCGACACCGCCTCCGAGCAGCTGGAGGCCTCGCTTCCGGCCGTCGTGTCCGTGACGGACCAGTCGGGCGAGGCGCGCTACCCGTCCTTCAAGGGCATCATGGCCGCCAAGAAGAAGCCGGTGGAGTCCCTGGAGCTGGACGACCTCGACATCGACGCCGACGAGGTCGGCCTCGAGGGCTCCTGGACCGCGGTGGACTCGGCCGCCGAGCGTCCGGCGCGCACCGCGGGCACGATCGTCAAGGACGAGGGCGAGGGCGGCAAGCAGCTCGCCGAGTACCTCGCGAGCCAGAAGTTCATCTAA
- a CDS encoding flavin reductase family protein, translated as MTVTPELRTVPTVGAPRQASPDLLRSVFRRHAAGVAVITAHGERPVGFTATSLNSVAAEPPLISFGVGTTSSSWPVLAEAEHIGVHILGEHQQDLAATFARSGADRFGEATRWSVGPEGVPVLDGVLAWLVCRVIARVPAGDHRIVVAQAVAGDPDGAGRPLLYHHGRFNALRD; from the coding sequence ATGACGGTTACGCCCGAGCTCCGCACCGTCCCCACCGTCGGCGCGCCCCGGCAGGCCTCTCCCGATCTGCTCCGCTCCGTCTTCCGCCGGCACGCCGCCGGTGTCGCGGTGATCACCGCGCACGGCGAGCGCCCGGTCGGCTTCACCGCGACCTCGCTCAACTCCGTCGCCGCCGAACCCCCGCTGATCTCCTTCGGCGTGGGCACCACCTCCTCCAGCTGGCCCGTGCTGGCCGAGGCCGAGCACATCGGTGTCCACATATTGGGTGAGCACCAGCAGGATCTGGCCGCCACCTTCGCGCGCAGCGGCGCCGACCGCTTCGGCGAGGCGACCCGCTGGAGCGTGGGACCCGAGGGGGTCCCCGTACTCGACGGCGTCCTCGCCTGGCTGGTCTGCCGGGTGATCGCCCGGGTGCCCGCCGGTGACCACCGGATCGTGGTCGCGCAGGCCGTCGCGGGAGACCCGGACGGGGCGGGCCGGCCGCTCCTCTACCACCACGGGCGCTTCAACGCGCTGCGCGACTGA
- a CDS encoding thioredoxin family protein, which produces MTEVPGQEASGREVLGPETLGVALGERATLVQFSTAFCQPCRATRRTLAEVAAMVPGVGHVEIDAEERLDLVRELGIARTPTVLVLDRTGRIVRRAAGQPRRADVIAALGRAV; this is translated from the coding sequence ATGACCGAGGTGCCGGGGCAGGAGGCGTCGGGGCGAGAGGTGTTGGGGCCGGAGACGCTCGGCGTCGCGTTGGGGGAGCGGGCTACGCTCGTCCAGTTCTCGACCGCCTTCTGCCAGCCCTGCCGTGCCACCCGGCGCACCCTCGCCGAAGTCGCCGCCATGGTGCCGGGCGTGGGGCACGTCGAGATCGACGCCGAGGAACGGCTCGACCTCGTACGGGAGCTGGGCATCGCGCGGACGCCCACCGTCCTGGTCCTCGACCGGACCGGCCGGATCGTCCGCCGGGCCGCGGGCCAGCCCCGCAGGGCGGACGTCATCGCGGCACTGGGGCGGGCGGTCTGA
- a CDS encoding 1-acyl-sn-glycerol-3-phosphate acyltransferase — protein MAELVYRPVVGAALTLFKALDLKIDTQGSEHIPRTGGAVLVSNHISYLDFIFTGLAALPQKRLVRFMAKDSVFKHKVSGPLMRGMKHIPVDRAQGEHAYEHALAALRAGEIVGVFPEATISQSFTLKGFKTGAARLAQEAGVPLIPMALWGTQRVWTKGRPRNFKRSHIPVTIRVGEPMEAPTDQYAGAITRRLRERVQELLEAAQRAYPVRPKDANDTWWVPAHLGGTAPTPAQVKEAG, from the coding sequence ATGGCAGAACTCGTCTATCGACCGGTCGTCGGCGCCGCGCTCACCCTGTTCAAGGCGCTCGACCTGAAGATCGACACCCAGGGTTCGGAGCACATCCCGCGCACGGGTGGTGCGGTGCTCGTGAGCAACCACATCAGCTATCTGGACTTCATCTTCACGGGCCTGGCCGCCCTGCCCCAGAAGCGTCTGGTGCGCTTCATGGCGAAGGACTCCGTCTTCAAGCACAAGGTCTCGGGCCCGCTCATGCGCGGCATGAAGCACATCCCCGTCGACCGCGCGCAGGGCGAGCACGCCTACGAGCACGCGCTGGCGGCGCTGCGGGCCGGTGAGATCGTCGGTGTCTTCCCCGAGGCGACGATCTCCCAGTCGTTCACCCTCAAGGGCTTCAAGACGGGCGCGGCGCGCCTGGCGCAGGAGGCGGGCGTCCCGCTGATCCCGATGGCGCTCTGGGGCACCCAGCGGGTCTGGACGAAGGGCCGCCCCCGGAACTTCAAGCGCAGCCACATCCCGGTGACGATCCGGGTCGGCGAGCCGATGGAGGCCCCCACCGACCAGTACGCGGGCGCCATCACGCGTCGCCTGCGCGAGCGCGTCCAGGAGCTCCTGGAGGCCGCGCAGCGCGCCTACCCGGTCCGTCCGAAGGACGCGAACGACACGTGGTGGGTGCCGGCGCACCTCGGGGGTACGGCTCCGACGCCCGCCCAGGTCAAGGAAGCCGGCTGA
- a CDS encoding transglutaminase family protein, which yields MELVQQHPDVTAYLAADEAVDHEHPAVREVAARLSGEHHDAYSYAEAAYAYVRDAIPHSMDSGDLRVTWRASDVLEQRTGICYAKSVAYAALLRARGVPAALCYQRLADDDGSNPVVHGLVAVLLPGEREWARQDVRGNKPGVDARFSLGEERLAWSVRPELGEVDYPELYATPHPAVLGALKAAPDRPYLGRTLPTEL from the coding sequence ATGGAACTCGTGCAGCAGCACCCCGACGTCACGGCCTATCTGGCGGCCGACGAGGCCGTCGACCATGAACACCCGGCGGTCCGAGAGGTGGCCGCCCGGCTCTCCGGCGAGCATCACGACGCATACTCATACGCCGAGGCGGCCTACGCCTACGTCCGTGACGCGATCCCGCACTCCATGGACTCGGGCGACCTCCGCGTCACCTGGCGCGCCTCCGACGTCCTGGAGCAGCGCACCGGCATCTGTTACGCCAAGTCCGTCGCGTACGCCGCGCTGCTGCGGGCCCGTGGCGTCCCGGCCGCCCTCTGCTACCAGCGGCTCGCCGACGACGACGGCTCGAACCCGGTGGTCCACGGCCTCGTGGCCGTACTGCTGCCCGGGGAGCGGGAGTGGGCCCGGCAGGACGTGCGGGGCAACAAGCCGGGCGTCGACGCCCGGTTCTCCCTGGGGGAGGAGCGCCTCGCCTGGAGCGTACGGCCGGAGCTCGGCGAGGTGGACTACCCGGAGCTGTACGCGACGCCGCATCCGGCCGTCCTCGGCGCGCTGAAGGCCGCCCCGGACCGGCCGTACCTCGGGCGGACGCTCCCTACGGAGCTCTGA
- a CDS encoding low specificity L-threonine aldolase — MTAALGPRTDARRHHDPSVRGFASDNYAGAHPEVLAALALANEGHQVAYGEDQYTEHLQRIMHSHFGSSAEAFPVFNGTGANVTALQALTDRWGAVICAESAHINVDEGGAPERMGGIKLLTVPTPDGKLTPELIDRQAWGWEDEHRAMPQVVSITQNTELGTVYTVDEIRAIVEHAHSKGMKVHLDGARIANAAASLDVPLRAFTNAVGVDVISYGGTKNGMLFGEAVVVLNPDAVSHMKHLRKLSMQLASKMRFVSVQLEALLAKDLWLRNARHSNAMAQRLAAGVREVDGVEILYPVQANAVFARLPHEVTRRLQERFRFYFWDEVAGDVRWMCAFDTTEDDVDAFLQALKEEMARQ; from the coding sequence GTGACAGCGGCCCTCGGCCCGCGGACCGACGCGCGTCGTCACCACGACCCGTCGGTCCGGGGCTTCGCCAGCGACAACTACGCCGGCGCCCACCCCGAGGTCCTCGCGGCCCTCGCCCTCGCCAACGAAGGCCACCAGGTCGCCTACGGCGAGGACCAGTACACCGAGCACCTCCAGCGCATCATGCACAGCCACTTCGGTTCCAGTGCCGAGGCCTTCCCGGTCTTCAACGGCACCGGCGCCAACGTGACCGCGCTGCAGGCGCTCACGGACCGCTGGGGCGCCGTCATCTGCGCCGAGTCCGCGCACATCAACGTGGACGAGGGCGGGGCGCCCGAGCGGATGGGCGGCATCAAGCTGCTCACCGTGCCGACCCCGGACGGCAAGCTCACCCCCGAGCTGATCGACCGGCAGGCGTGGGGCTGGGAGGACGAGCACCGGGCGATGCCGCAGGTCGTCTCGATCACCCAGAACACCGAGCTGGGCACCGTCTACACGGTGGACGAGATCCGCGCGATCGTCGAGCACGCCCACTCCAAGGGCATGAAGGTCCACCTCGACGGGGCCCGCATAGCCAACGCCGCCGCCTCGCTGGACGTGCCGCTGCGCGCGTTCACGAACGCGGTGGGCGTGGACGTGATCTCGTACGGCGGGACGAAGAACGGCATGCTCTTCGGCGAGGCCGTGGTCGTCCTGAACCCGGACGCGGTCAGCCACATGAAGCACCTGCGCAAGCTGTCCATGCAGCTCGCCTCGAAGATGCGCTTCGTGTCGGTGCAGCTGGAGGCGCTCCTCGCCAAGGACCTGTGGCTGCGCAACGCCCGGCACTCCAACGCGATGGCCCAGCGCCTCGCGGCGGGCGTGCGCGAGGTCGACGGGGTGGAGATCCTCTACCCGGTCCAGGCCAACGCGGTCTTCGCGCGGCTGCCGCACGAGGTGACCAGGCGCCTGCAGGAACGCTTCCGCTTCTACTTCTGGGACGAGGTCGCCGGCGATGTGCGCTGGATGTGCGCCTTCGACACCACGGAGGACGACGTGGACGCCTTCCTCCAGGCGCTGAAGGAAGAGATGGCGCGCCAGTAG
- a CDS encoding SDR family oxidoreductase produces MNANGNGGPLDGAVIAVAGAAGPAGRATLLRLAEAGATVVGSDADPARLAEAVDAARYAHGGARVIGDTVDLLDLDATRDWAAKTEKEFGRIDGLVHLVGGWRGSASFTETDLKDWDFLEKLLIRTVQHTSLAFHDGLLRAGGRGRYALISQVGAHKPLANNAAYNAGKAAAEAWTLAMADSFRKLGGDDGPQAAAAILVIKALVHDAMRAERPNAKFAGFTDVKDLADEIAGLWTKPAQEVNGQRLWLTPKP; encoded by the coding sequence ATGAACGCCAACGGAAACGGCGGGCCGCTGGACGGCGCCGTCATCGCGGTGGCCGGTGCGGCCGGCCCCGCGGGCCGCGCGACCCTGCTGCGCCTCGCCGAGGCGGGCGCCACCGTGGTCGGCTCGGACGCCGACCCGGCGCGTCTCGCGGAGGCCGTCGACGCCGCCCGCTACGCCCACGGCGGCGCGCGGGTCATCGGCGACACCGTCGACCTCCTCGACCTGGACGCCACGCGCGACTGGGCCGCGAAGACCGAGAAGGAGTTCGGCCGGATCGACGGCCTGGTCCACCTCGTCGGCGGCTGGCGCGGCAGTGCCTCCTTCACGGAGACCGACCTCAAGGACTGGGACTTCCTGGAGAAGCTCCTCATCCGCACCGTCCAGCACACCTCGCTCGCCTTCCACGACGGGCTGCTGCGCGCCGGCGGGCGCGGGCGGTACGCGCTGATCAGCCAGGTCGGCGCGCACAAGCCGCTCGCCAACAACGCCGCGTACAACGCCGGCAAGGCGGCCGCCGAGGCCTGGACCCTCGCCATGGCCGACTCGTTCCGCAAGCTGGGGGGCGACGACGGCCCGCAGGCGGCTGCTGCGATCCTGGTGATCAAGGCATTGGTGCACGACGCGATGCGCGCCGAGCGTCCCAACGCGAAGTTCGCGGGCTTCACCGACGTCAAGGACCTGGCCGACGAGATCGCCGGCCTGTGGACCAAGCCCGCCCAGGAAGTGAATGGACAGCGTCTGTGGCTGACCCCCAAGCCGTGA